The genomic window AGGTATCTCCAAATTGTCGATATATCGAGGACACATCCACTTGGTTGGCAGATCGTCCCAAAACCTGCTTGAATTCCCGGTATCGGTCTACGATCTCCGGCTGTATGGAATAGGAGGAAAGCGATATACTGTCTTTGTCCGCCAACAACAATCCGGCTTCTTGGAAATGCCGGGGTATCGGTTCCCCCTTCATGAAAGGTGTTTCTTCCAAGAATCGGCCAAATGCATCCAGCTTCTTACCCAACAAATAATAACATCCCCGGTATTCCCAACTGATCCGATGATCCGGAAGATTGTATCCACTCCATAAGGAATCGACAGGTACGGACAAACTCAGTCGATCCCTTTTCTCAACAGGCATATATTTGTCACTCAACTCCGGATCTTTATCCATTAATTCCGGATGTACCAGATAGGTAGCATAACGGCAAGCCCAATCTTTATAGAATGGCATAGCGGCAAGCAAGTCCAAATATTTCTTGGCCAGCGCCACCTCACCCCTAATCAGACAAACTTGCACGAAACGTTGCAACATGCGGGCACTCCCTTTACGTTTGGCTTGCGTAAATCCGTCCATCGCAAAACTTTCAGACAAAGAGACATCGCCAACAAGAAAATGAACATCGCTCAATAAACGATCCATGTAAAAGGTCTGATTCCAATCGGCACATAAGCTTTTCGTTCCTTTCTGATCGAAAGTAAACATCCGGTCGGCCAATTCTCCCTTATGGGCCAACGACATATTCAAATAGTTTAAGCTAACATAATTATAGATCTGCTTTCCCCGGTACTTATCAATAATAGCGTCCCATTGCCTCTCCCGGGCTAAGAAAGAGAGCTCGTCAAGCATCATGCGTTGCGCATGCCAAGGTTCCGGCAGGCAAAACCGTATGGATACCAGCACCGTGATCAGACAAACAACAAGGGCTACCCGATCCATCCATTTACTCTTCTCGCCAATCACCGGAACAAAGCGAGCGAATAAAGCAACACCGACAATCGAAAGGGTAAAGAAAGTCCATACACGATACATATAATAATGAGGTAATCGCTGTATCTCCAGATAGGCTTCCGGCATCCATCCATCAGACAAAGGTACAGGAATCCCTAACCATCCGCTAAACAAATAGATAAAAAGCGCTGGGATCAAGCAGGCAGAGGCGGCCAATCTTTGCCGCGACGTTTTGTAGCGGAGTAAGGCTAACAGCGTATATAAGAAAGCGTAACAGACAGATAGAAGCCCGGTCAGCCCACATAAAAAAAGTGTAGAGGCAATTCCGTATCCGGCAATAGAACCCGCCCTCCGCACCTTTAGCGAGACCGACAAAGCTAAAAGCATCAAAACCACGCCAACCGTCCCGTCCACCAAATACTCCCCATGAATACTCATCTTAACCAGATACAGGACCGGCAATAAAGAAAGGAACAGCAGGTAGGTCTTGTCAGAAAAACAACGCAAGATCCTATAGACCATAAATCCGCAACCAACGAGTAAAACCGTATGGAAAACCACCGCCGACATAGGCTGCCGGTAGTATTGAATGATCCATTGCCCGGCGACAGCGCAAAATCCTCCCGGCTGAAAAAGGAACTCCCGGATATACCACCACTCAGGTATAAACAATTGCATCTCCTCCTGACCGACAAACACAAACACGCCAAAAAGCAGGAAATAATAAAAAATAGCAGCTGCCGAAAAAGACCAGAAAAGCGTTTGTTTCCAGTTCATATACTTAATAGATTATTATTCCACCAACCATCGCTCGATGTTACGGGTCACAGAGGAGAAGTTCACGCCGATCTTAAAAACTTGCCGCGGATCACTCGCAAAGGGAAGCGCATACTGTCTCTCCTCAATCTGGCGCAACGCCTCCTCGGCGGTGCCGTTCAGCTTGAATTCCATCACGTAGATATAGCGATCGGTCTTTAAAACGAGATCAATACGCCCTTGTGAGGTATGATATTCCACCTGCGTATAAAGTCCAACCAACTTAAATACGATAAAAAGCACGTTCCGGTAATGCAACTCCGTATCACGCTCCGGCTTCTGACCGGCGATCACCTCATAGGGTGTATCAGCGAAGAAGCTTTGCAAGCGGCGGAAGAACGCATCGTAATCACCGGAGCGTATCTCTCGTACGAATTGCCCGATCTCGAAAGGGGTCTTGGGCGCACTAACACTCGTGTAAAATGGAAGGAGATATTTCACGAAACCCTCTTCCACTTCCCGGTTCGGGAAACCTAGCCGGTAGATACCAAATTCAGGATCGTAATCCTTGATCGTCAAGTAGCCACTCTGGTAGATCACGGGGACGGGATTTATCGAGGCAGAGTCAATACTGTTCAACACATCCACATCGGTCTCCGTGTTCGCCATCTCATAAAGGTCGTAATGGGTATGCTTGAGTAATTCAACAAGGTAAGAGGGCCTACCGGTCTCGAACCAATAATCGCCGAATTTCCGGCGAGCGAACGTATTCAGCAGGCTGAAAGGATTATACATACCGATGGAATTCTCCACGAAATGGTATCCATCATAGCATTCTTTGAGTCTCAGGCAGGTCTCCTCGTAGGTCATATCTTGCGCTCCGGCCAGTTCCCTCACCTCATCTTCCAGACAAGTATGTATCTCTTTCTCCGTGATGCCACATATCTCCACGTAACGATCGTCCATCGATATGTCCATGAGGTTATTCAAATCGCTAAACACGCTTACCTTTCCAAACTTCGTCACCCCAGTCAGCAAGGCGAAACGGATGGCTCCATCCATCGTCTTCAACACGCCGTAAAAAGGCTTCAACATGTTCCGCAACTGATCCTGCATATCCTCATCGTGCAGGTTCTGCAATAAGGGCTTGTCATACTCGTCAATCAATATCACCACGCGATGCCCGGTCTGGCGATAAGCCTGTTCTATCACATAACTGAAACGTTCCTCCAAGGCACGATCCTGTTTCTCCGTTCCATATAAAGCCTCCCATTTCTCCAAGAACTCATTCAAGATACTAGTCAGAGCGGCAGTATCTTTATAATGACGAGCATTCAAGTCCAAATGCAAGATCGGATATACCTCCCAGTCTTTCTCCAACCGTTCCATCGCCAACCCCTCGAACAGCTCCCTCTTTCCTTGGAAATAGGCCTCCAACGTAGATAGCAAGAGACTCTTGCCGAAACGCCGCGGACGACTCAAGAAATAGTAACTTCCGGTCTTAACCAACTGATAAATCAAAGCTGTCTTATCAATATAGAGATAACCGTCTTTACGGATCTTCTCGAAGTTCTGTATGCCGATAGGATAAATTGTCTGGTTCATAGCGATGATCGTTTAGATATACTTACCATGAACAAAGATAGACATTCCTTTTTATCGGAACAAGATAAGAACATATGATCTCAAAAACTTTCCTTGACAATACGCTTGACTGGCAGGAAAAAACGCTTGATCAAACGCAATTCCTCCCATTTTGAATAAGAACTAATAGCAGATCACATCGTTGAAGATAATACAGAGATCGGTCATATTCTCCCATACAAGTTATATATCCTCTAAGACCGTAACTTAAAGAATACAATCCAATCATTCGTATTATCATCTATTTGGGATACATCCACACCCTTCAAAAACGGATAGGTATCTTGATAATTCGGGGCCGCTTTGGCGATTTCCCCTACGACCTCTTTCAGCTCTACGGCATTGACCAGTTGGTAAAACTCCCGGCTCTTCTCATCATATCCGTCCGGTGCCCTGTAGCCTCCGAAGAACAAATCGTAAGGTTGCCCCCAGTTCTTATTCAGAAGATAAGTATCCGACTTACGGTTATAATAAACCACACATGGATCCCAGATCAAAGAAGGCGCAAACACAACCCAGTCGTCCGTAACGGTCAAGCGATCGAATGAGAGAATGGCCTTATCTCCCTCGCGGTATTCACGGAACCGGTTGGCGATCTCCTCATCCGTACCACTAAACATATCGGAGGGGATATTCATGCCTTTGAAGTCAAGCGTGGCGAAGGCAGACACGGTATCTTCCAGCTGATAGATGGATGGATCAAAATAATTTGTCAACAAGATCCGATCGCCATATCTCTTCAACGAATGATAGGTGGACTGAGAGATTTGCTGTTTCAATAAGTTCTTATCGCTAGGTAAATATTCGGAGATCGTACCATCCGGACGATATAGGGTTAGCTGATAAGGCTGGATATAATTGGAAGCGACAGCTATCGTGCCATCTTTAGCGACAGCTACCTGACGACCATCATTTTTCAGGGGAACAGTTTTGAGATAATTACCCTCATAGTCATACAGCTGGATCTTCGTATTATCCAAAGCATAAACCTTATTGTCAAACAAAGCCATATTGAATAGCACGTTATATTCCTCCGGGCCTTGCCCGTTCCGAAAGATCTTGTTCTTGAACTTACCATCCCTGCCGAAACGGAAAATCACACGCTGAGAAGCATCTAAAAGGAATATATCATCATCTGCCAAATGGATGGTAGAGGCGGAGCCTTTAAACAGGATACTGTCTCCCGACTCCAAAGGTAACAACCGGATCTCCATACCGGCCAGAAATCGATCAATACTTTCTTTGGGTGATTCCGACTTCAAATCTACTTGATAGACAGATAGAGTCTTCTCTAGTTGTGCCTCATTTTTCTTTTCGGTACAACCTTGCAATAATAATACACCGCAAAAAAACAAGCTAATTAATTGTTGTTTCATCACGTTATAAATCAATCAAAATTATATGCCGGAAAACGCAGTAGTACTTACTTCGTCTACGAATATATACTTATTTGCCCGATGAAGTACATATTCTCCAGTCAAGTAAGTACTACTGCGTTTTCCACGCCATATCAGAAAAAGGAGGTATGCCTCTGCAACATACCTCCTTTTTTATATTAAGTTTAACTTATTAATATCCCGGGTTCTGTTCCAACAACGGGTTCGCACCCAATGACAATTGATGCAATGGATAACGATTGTATTTCTCATCGTTCGTAGCCTTATGATCCCACCAATCCTCTGTCACATATGCGTCCCAACGGATCAAGTCCGTACGACGACGGGCCTCGCGCAAGAACTCTTGCATCCATTCCTTCAGCATACGGTATTTATCCAAATTGGCAGCGGTAACAGGATCCGGGTCGTTTCCACCCTCGAAGTTACGCTTACGGATGGAGTTGATGATATCGGCCGCACCATTCTTATCGCCCAAACGCATCTTACATTCCGCCAAAGTATAATAGATCTCTGTCAGACGAATTACAGGACAATCTGGGTTGAAACGTTCCTTGAACTCATCTTGATTAGGCAGAGGACTAAATTTAAGAACACGCACGCCTGAGTTCTCCTCTGCATCGGCAATCGTAGAAGTCAGATCCTTAAGACTGGCTACCGTATTGCCCACCTGGCTGATATGAGCGATCTGGTCTACGACATTCAAGACCTTGCCGGCATACTCGCGGGCACCCAGACATTTATACTCGGGGAAATCCGGGTTTTGCAACTCACCAACGATAAACATACCACGGTATTTGCGACCACCCTCATATACATACTGCTGCTTACGGATATCCTTGTCGTTGAATGTCTCGTATGGATTACCTACGTTAAACTTATACAAGTTACCCTCCGGATCGCGACTAGGGCATAGGCAAAGCCCATTATTACCACTAGCATCCTGCAAGCCCCCTAAGAAATCCTTGAAATTATAAGGAAGAGTGAAGGCAGTCAAACCACCATCCGTCTCACCTTTGGCATTCTCGGAAGGTACTGTCCAGATAATCTCCGGGCAAGTCTCATTACCCCAACCAAAGATCTCGGTGAAATGGTTGGCCAATTTATACTGACCATACTTTCCATCGATAATATCCTGACAAATCTTAGCGGCCTCCTCATACATCGGTTTATTGATATACGATTCAGCGTTGAAATACAAACGAACCTTCAAAGCCGCAGCCACAGCACGATGGATAACGTTCGTCTCGGGTGCTCCCAAGGTCTCCTTCAACGGAAGATTCGGCATAGATACATCCAACAAGGAGTCGATAAAATGGAAAGTCTCCACATCTGTAGCACGAGCCTTCACATCCTCCTTCGTAGATGTGTAAAGAGGCATACCACCAAACATGTCCAAACCATCCAAATAAAAAGAGGCAGCCAATACGTTCAACTGATTAATCATTGATACACGATCCTCCTCAGTCAAACCCACCGATACGAAATCAATATTCTCCAAATCCTCCAAGGCACTCCACGACTGAGCCACACCCATCGTCGTCAAGTCCCATCCATCCTTCATCGGGCTCATATCATCCATAAAATGATGATGATGCATGTTCTGATAAACGGCGCCATCAAACCAGTCATTACCACGAGTAGGCACACACATAGCATCAGTTCCCACTTCCATCAAGCGCACACGAGCGTCGTTATGAGCTACCCACCAACGCCAATGCGTAAAAGGACGATTAAAACGCGACCAAACCGCGTCTGCATTCGTATAATACGTGTCGGGAACAACCTGCGAATAGAACGTAGGATCCACGTCACAAGAGGTACCCAGCAGCAAGCAAGCAGCTCCGGCTACCAACCAATTTGTTA from Parabacteroides distasonis ATCC 8503 includes these protein-coding regions:
- a CDS encoding 6-bladed beta-propeller: MKQQLISLFFCGVLLLQGCTEKKNEAQLEKTLSVYQVDLKSESPKESIDRFLAGMEIRLLPLESGDSILFKGSASTIHLADDDIFLLDASQRVIFRFGRDGKFKNKIFRNGQGPEEYNVLFNMALFDNKVYALDNTKIQLYDYEGNYLKTVPLKNDGRQVAVAKDGTIAVASNYIQPYQLTLYRPDGTISEYLPSDKNLLKQQISQSTYHSLKRYGDRILLTNYFDPSIYQLEDTVSAFATLDFKGMNIPSDMFSGTDEEIANRFREYREGDKAILSFDRLTVTDDWVVFAPSLIWDPCVVYYNRKSDTYLLNKNWGQPYDLFFGGYRAPDGYDEKSREFYQLVNAVELKEVVGEIAKAAPNYQDTYPFLKGVDVSQIDDNTNDWIVFFKLRS
- a CDS encoding RagB/SusD family nutrient uptake outer membrane protein, with translation MKISKITNWLVAGAACLLLGTSCDVDPTFYSQVVPDTYYTNADAVWSRFNRPFTHWRWWVAHNDARVRLMEVGTDAMCVPTRGNDWFDGAVYQNMHHHHFMDDMSPMKDGWDLTTMGVAQSWSALEDLENIDFVSVGLTEEDRVSMINQLNVLAASFYLDGLDMFGGMPLYTSTKEDVKARATDVETFHFIDSLLDVSMPNLPLKETLGAPETNVIHRAVAAALKVRLYFNAESYINKPMYEEAAKICQDIIDGKYGQYKLANHFTEIFGWGNETCPEIIWTVPSENAKGETDGGLTAFTLPYNFKDFLGGLQDASGNNGLCLCPSRDPEGNLYKFNVGNPYETFNDKDIRKQQYVYEGGRKYRGMFIVGELQNPDFPEYKCLGAREYAGKVLNVVDQIAHISQVGNTVASLKDLTSTIADAEENSGVRVLKFSPLPNQDEFKERFNPDCPVIRLTEIYYTLAECKMRLGDKNGAADIINSIRKRNFEGGNDPDPVTAANLDKYRMLKEWMQEFLREARRRTDLIRWDAYVTEDWWDHKATNDEKYNRYPLHQLSLGANPLLEQNPGY
- a CDS encoding DUF6057 family protein, encoding MNWKQTLFWSFSAAAIFYYFLLFGVFVFVGQEEMQLFIPEWWYIREFLFQPGGFCAVAGQWIIQYYRQPMSAVVFHTVLLVGCGFMVYRILRCFSDKTYLLFLSLLPVLYLVKMSIHGEYLVDGTVGVVLMLLALSVSLKVRRAGSIAGYGIASTLFLCGLTGLLSVCYAFLYTLLALLRYKTSRQRLAASACLIPALFIYLFSGWLGIPVPLSDGWMPEAYLEIQRLPHYYMYRVWTFFTLSIVGVALFARFVPVIGEKSKWMDRVALVVCLITVLVSIRFCLPEPWHAQRMMLDELSFLARERQWDAIIDKYRGKQIYNYVSLNYLNMSLAHKGELADRMFTFDQKGTKSLCADWNQTFYMDRLLSDVHFLVGDVSLSESFAMDGFTQAKRKGSARMLQRFVQVCLIRGEVALAKKYLDLLAAMPFYKDWACRYATYLVHPELMDKDPELSDKYMPVEKRDRLSLSVPVDSLWSGYNLPDHRISWEYRGCYYLLGKKLDAFGRFLEETPFMKGEPIPRHFQEAGLLLADKDSISLSSYSIQPEIVDRYREFKQVLGRSANQVDVSSIYRQFGDTYWYYFYFKIFKGEEQ
- a CDS encoding ATP-binding protein: MNQTIYPIGIQNFEKIRKDGYLYIDKTALIYQLVKTGSYYFLSRPRRFGKSLLLSTLEAYFQGKRELFEGLAMERLEKDWEVYPILHLDLNARHYKDTAALTSILNEFLEKWEALYGTEKQDRALEERFSYVIEQAYRQTGHRVVILIDEYDKPLLQNLHDEDMQDQLRNMLKPFYGVLKTMDGAIRFALLTGVTKFGKVSVFSDLNNLMDISMDDRYVEICGITEKEIHTCLEDEVRELAGAQDMTYEETCLRLKECYDGYHFVENSIGMYNPFSLLNTFARRKFGDYWFETGRPSYLVELLKHTHYDLYEMANTETDVDVLNSIDSASINPVPVIYQSGYLTIKDYDPEFGIYRLGFPNREVEEGFVKYLLPFYTSVSAPKTPFEIGQFVREIRSGDYDAFFRRLQSFFADTPYEVIAGQKPERDTELHYRNVLFIVFKLVGLYTQVEYHTSQGRIDLVLKTDRYIYVMEFKLNGTAEEALRQIEERQYALPFASDPRQVFKIGVNFSSVTRNIERWLVE